AGGTGAATTACTTGCAGGCAGGAGTGGGTCCACGGCCCCAACAACTGTGTCCTGAGAGCTCTCCAGGCCTCCACCTAGCACCCGGTCCCCCGCACCTAGCCCCGTACCCAGGATGGCCACGACAACGTCGCCCCGCAGGATCTCAATGGAGCCCCGGGAGATGAAGTAGAGGGCGGTGAGCAGGTCCCCAGCATGCACCAGCGTGTCCCCTGGCGGTGCATGTGTCGTCTTGAACTTCATGGCCAGGGCCCTCAGGCAGCCCTTGGTGGCCGCTCGGAAAGGCTTGCAGTGCTGTAGCAGCGAGCGGTTCAGGTGCAGACAGATGTCTGCCTGCAGGCACTCGGGGAAGCCTTTCAGCACCTGGGGGCGTTGGGCTGGCTCAGCACGCTGTCTTCAGGcaccgcaccccccaccccgagacCCTGAGAGGAGCATCAGAGAGTCCACCCCTTCTAGCTGGGCGCCCTCGCTCGCCCTCCGGGAAGGATGCTTCCCTGCTCTCAGCCTCCATTCTCTAGTGTCAAGTGTAGAGACCAGCTCCTGCCTGGGGccgttgtaaggattaaatgctTTGCCTGTACGGAAGGGCCTGGTTGGGCCCGCCCCACAGTGAGAGTTCTCCCAGTACACGAGCTCCGCTATCAAAAGCAGAACGTACTTCTCAGGGTCCTTCTAGGCACTAGCACCGTGACCGCCTGAACCAAAGAACGTGACGCCGTCAGACGTGCTCACTGCATCCAGGGAAGTCTCACTGTGACCCTGCTCCCTCCAGCCCACCACCAGCGAAGCCGAGCGGCCTCACCGCGTTCATATCGATGCCGTTGGTGTAGGACCAGGCGTGCTGGAAATACTCCTCGAGACGCTGGCGGAGGGGGTTGGGGATTTGGTGGAAGCGGATGAACTCCCGCACCCGTAGCATCTGAGTGTGGTAGCGGGCAGTGCCGGAGTACAGCCGCTGGATGATGGCTGACACGTTGCCGAAGATGCTGGCGTACAtgagggctgggggcgggggtgagtgGGGACGTCAGCATCCGAGGGACCCCGCCCGCCCCTGCACCGGGTCGACGACACACGCAGTCACATCTCAGTGGAAGCACGCACGAGAGACGCACAAACACAGAAGCCCAGGTCCCCGTGCCCTTGGGCTCTGCCTTGAGTCTCCGCCTGGTGTCCCagcccccacacatgctctgctGGTGGTCTcagggcttccccccccccccccccccccccgctctggcCCATCTCGGGCTCTTCCCAGACTccgggccgccccgcccccgagGGTACACTCACAGCCAATGAGCATGACACAGATGGAGAAGATCTTCTCCGAGTTGGTGTTGGGGGAGACGTTGCCGAAGCCCACGCTGGTGAGGCTGCTGAAGGTGAAGTAGAGGGCCGTGACGTACTTGTCCTTGATGGAGGGGCCTCCCAGGCCGCTGCTGTTGTAGGGCTTGCCGATCTGGTCGCCCAGGTTGTGCAGCCAGCCGATGCGGGAGTCCACGTGTGGCTGCTCCATGTTGCCGATGGCGTACCAGATGCAGGCCAGCCAGTGCGCAATGAGCGCGaaagtgcacatgagcaggaagAGCACGGCTGCCCCGTACTCCGAGTAGCGGTCCAGCTTCCTCGCCACACGCACCAGCCGCAGCAGCCGCGCCGTCTTCAGCAGCCCGATCAGCTGCGGGGTGGGGGACAGACGTTCAGCGTGGGAacaggtgaggagggagggggcaccgGAAGTCAAATCCCCAAAGACTTCCTCCCAGGACCTCCTAATGACGGAAGCTCGCATTCCCTAAGCCCGGCACAGAGTCCCGTTAATCTTTGTCCTAGCTTTGTGACAAAAGGGCTCATCTTTGTGACAGAGGGGCTCACGGTCCCCCCGGTGAGAATGGGGCTCTGGAAGATACAACACCCACCCTTAGGCGCCAGCCTAGAACCCCCACGAGTTCCCAGGCCACTTCTGTGTGATTAGAACATGGCGGCCTCTTTGGATGGACAAAGACAAAAAGGCGGCCTCTCTGGCCCTCTGCCTGGGGAGTGGCTCACCTGGAGAGGGACAGTGGCCAAGGGGCAGCTGCCCCCTGTACCCCCtcaccttctctccttttccaggtGCCCTCCCGGCCTCGGCCTCCCTGCCAGCTCACCTCCTCAGAGCCAGAGCCAAAGATGAGCAGGTCGAAGGGGATGGCGGCCACCATGTCGATGAGGAACCAGCCCTTGAAGTAGTGGACGGCAATGCGGCCGGGATGGCTGACCACCTCCTCATTGGCATTCACGTACGTGGTGCGGAAGTTGATGAGGATGTCCACGATGAACATGATGTCCACAATGAAGTCCACCACGGCCAGTGGCTGGCAGGCGTAGCCACAGTCAGGGGCCGTGGAGCCCTCTTCCGTCTCCTTCAGCAGGAAGGCGGCCGAGTAAGGTGTGAAGACGGCCGTGTAGATAACCAGCAGCAGGATGAGCCAGTCCCACACGGCCTTGAAGGGGCTGTAGTGCAGGATGGTCCAGCGGTGGATCCGCGGCGCCTGCAGCTTATACTCTGGCAGCACATCAGCCCCCAGGGACAGGACCTGGACCggtagggagggtgggagggcagaggtgAGGAGATGATGTCCCACTGGAGTccggggcaggggagggcgtGAGATCTCCAGGGTGGGAGCAGATGACATCTCTGCTGGGCCTCCAGGGAAGAGACCAAGCAGGGTAAGGGGGAAAGCCGACAAGCTTCAGTCGGAATGCCCATCCCTTGGCCAAGTGGCCACAGTCAGTGACCACCTCGTGACCCAGGGGCTCCACTTCCCCACGGGGCACGTGGACCTGCTGTCTGGATACCTGAATTCGGAGCACCATGCAGTGATACCCAGACGTGCTACTCCCCACCAGCTATGCGCACCCATAGCTATGGTTAGAACTCTACCGCGTGACCTTGCCCACTGCCCCCAGACACCacatatacaacacacacacacgcatgcacgcacgcacgcatgcacCACTCCCCAGACCCAGGGCAGCCCTCAAGTTCTGCCTTCCCACACACCTACAAAGGCCCACGGAAGACCTAACCCAGCCATACTCATGCCCACGTGTACACAGACCGACACGCACACAGGCAAATGTTCAGAAGTGTCACACCCAGTCCTGCACAGGCTCACCTCACATCCTGCCCTCTCAGAGGCAGGCCTGCCATCCACACCAGGTGGCAGCAGCCGTGTCGTTCTCTTCCCAAGCCAAACTAGGAAGGACTGAGGCCAGCCTTCCCACAATGGGCCAGGAGCCTGTCTGTCCCCCgttgccccctcctgcccccgagAATCCTCTCTTACAGACATCCGACTCAACCCAAGAGTCCCCCCACTAGGCCCTCCAGCCTTAGCCCTGCCAACCCTAGGGAGCCAAACCCAAGGCCTCAGCCAGCCCCTTTAGAACCAAGGTTACTGGCCCTGTTCCAAGAAGCACTGAGTGCCGGGGCCCCACATCCTCAGGCCTCTGGACTGGGGACAGTTGGGGTGGATGGAACCCCCAAAGATTCCCATTCATACTCAAGCTAGGGATCCCCTGGACCCACCATCACCAGATGGGCTGTTTGGAGACCATCTCCTTAGAGGAAGTAACTGGAAGGTAAGATGGGCCATGGTTAGGGGTTTGGCCACCCTAAAGTAGATATGGGCAGCTCCAGAGATGTATGATGTGGGCAGGGGGgagcagctgggggctgggggacggGAAGAAGCATGTGTCTCGCCCTGCCTTCAGCCCTAGCTGCTTTGCTCCTTAAGGCAGACAGCATGAAGCAGTGGCCTTTCACTGGTCACATGAGGTTTGAAAAAATGGAACCAGCCAGGGCTCCCACAGACAACGGGCGGAAGAAGGTGCCTGCCCCTGGATGGGGCTCATCCCCAAGCCTCAGAGGCCAACAGCAGtgaccctacccccaccccagagtcCACACATAGCAAGGCCCAGTTCACAACAACACACACACGGGGCAAGCCTGGGACTCACGGCCTGGACCCACACCTTACAGGGGCCTGGCCTTGCTCTGCAACCACCAGCTTACCATACGGCCTTGGGCCAGGCATGTAACCCCCCTTGACTCGTGGTCCCACAGAATACTGACGCTTATTTAAGCCAAATCCCGGGTCCTCACCTGTGGGTGGGCTTCTTCCCACCCACACCTGCTCCCCTGCTGGGAGGAGCCCAGGAGCCAAAGCAGAGTCAGGTGCAGGTGGTGGGTGGGATTCTCAGCCTCACTCCTAAGCCGCCTCCCACTGCCCTGAGCCTGCTCCAGGCTGACAGAAGCCCCTGGGAGCAGAGAGGTGACTCCCAGGAGGTGCCTACAGAATCATCAACCTGGGGGAAGACAGCACAGCCACCAGCACCCCAGGCTGCCAGGGAAGAGGTGATCCAGATGGTTGAGTTCCGGTTGCCCTCACTGCCATCCAGTGGCCTCTGACCCCCACCCTCCTCAGACCCTTGAAGCAGCccaagcctccctcccccacctcaaggCCCACCCCGGCACACAGTGGGGAGCATTAGAGCCCCAGGGCCAGGCCGCGCCGGCCAGCCCTCTCACTGTCCCACCgtgctcctctcctcctcctcccctttcgcCCACCATCATCGTCTCTGGGCACCCATCtcattcctcttcctctcctccttttgcATTTGGAGTCAGGACTGTGGGCCAGGGAAGCCATGGCAGAGGGAAAGCCCTGGCAAGAGAAGCACTGTCCACCAGGGCGCAGCCGGTCTGGAGGAGAGCGAGCAAGGGGCCAGCGGTGGGCTGAGCAGAGCAGCAGCCCCCACGGCTCCCCCGAACCGTCCTGCTTCTCAGAAGCCCTCTTCCGGCCCAGCCCCGGAGCCAGAGCCTTCCAGGCCGCACCCAAATTGCCACCTCGCCACCGCCTGCCTCAGTGCCCCagcccagggaaggagggggagtggctggggggggggggggagggtcaccTACCTCCTGGGCCACCAGGCTGGAGATGCGCACGGCCCGCCTCACCCGGCCTTTCTGGGCCCTGGGCTGCAGAGCCCCTGTCCCGCTCACCTTCCCTGCTGGGGCCGCCATGGAGGACTTGGCTCCCCCCAGCCTGCCTGCTCTGGAGCCCGAGGGCCTGGCCAGCGCCCCACCTGCGCCCCAGCAGCAGTCCCAGCCCAGGCTGCGCCCCAGAGGCTGGCGGCCTGGCGCCCAGGGCCGTCTCTGGCATGAAGCCAGGGTCGCTGGGGCTGGGCCCCGGGGCTGGGGTCACCCTGGCAGTGAGTGTGGACAGCAGCCTGCCTGGCTCGGGCCGCCCATGGCCCCCCGGTGCGGGGCCCCCCGCTGCCAACGTGCTGCGCCCTGCCTGCCCGCCAGCCCAGCAGCAGCTCCGCGGTCGGAACCTCGGCTCCTCGGccggcccctcctcccaggcccccacccccacccccgccacactGGGCTCCCCCGCCCTGCCTGGGCTGGCCagcggccccctcccccacggccCGATCAGGGCTCCTGCTGCAGCCGCTCCCGCAgcccgcgcccctccccctccccccggcagCCAGGCCTGTCACCGCAGATTAATGGTCTCCCCgacacccctgcccctcccgtcCAGTGCCCAGCCAGCCAGACTCAGACCGACACCCAGAGATGGAGAGACCGCCCGGTGACAGGCAAAGCcaagaacacacacacgcacgctgCCACATATAGACCAAAAGCACAGACCACAACACGACAGGCACAGGCTGCGGGCGCGGGCACAGGAGCAGGGCAGACAACCGGGGCTCCAGGTGGGaacaagaggcagaggcaggagggggagaggggcaggcaaCCAGATATGGGGCCTGGGGTGAGGGGGAACATTCTGGAGTCAAGGCCAAGGGGCTGGAGACCTGGCAGGGACCCAGAGAGCCAGAGGCAGCGGGagcagggccaggaggagggccGAGGAGGCTGGCAGCGACAACAGCGGGCGAAAGGGGGCAGCTCCCTCTCTCGGGCCAACTCAAGGAGCTGCCGAGGAAGGCGCAGGAGGGGGCAACAGAGACTGGGGCTCAGCAGGTGCGGCCCAGGAGCCCCCACCATCCCGGGCTCGTCACCTACTGCAGGCATCCCCACTCAggaccctctcccccaccccacccccaaggccAGAATATGAAGGAGTCGGCACGGactgggcggtggggggtggtgcCAGCAACCTTGCTACCGGGGGACCAGGAGACCAGGCTGGTCCTGCCACCGGACGGTCTTGGGCAGTGCCCCCAAAGGCTGGTGGTCTTCTCTGGGACTTAATCCCTCTGTATCAGGGCACCCACCATCAtaccctcccctctcctgtcccGTGGTTTGGGGACAGGGATGCATACCTCCAAGCCGTTCAAGCCCTAGCACAGGACCCCCCACCTCCATCTAGCTTATCACGTCGGCCTAGAAGAATCAAGACCCCTGACCTTGACCTCCGTGGCCGCTTCTCATTTGAAGTCTCTTGTAAGTTTGCCCCTAGCCCACCCCATACCTCCTTCACCACACCCAGTGAGCAGACCCCATCGCGTCCCTATGGCTGCCTTCTCCAGCCCACCTTGTCTCAACTGCCTTGTCCTTCCCGTGCCCCATcaacctgttctctgtatctgcctctctcttttcccttcctctctcttttcctccccttctttcccctcccctcttctcccctcctctcccctgaaGTCTCTCTTCCTCAGGACCTCTCAGACTTGTCTCTCACCCCAGCTCTgcaatcccccacccccacccccagccaggggGTCTGCCCACCCTCCAGAGGCCCTCACCGACCaggcccctccaccaccccccttTGACCAcagcccactcccaccccctccaagCTCCTCCAGGGTGAGAGGAGAGCCAGGGAGCTAGGCACGTACCTGGGTGACCTTCTCAGTGACATTGTGGGTCCTCTCCTTTATCTTGGGTGCTATGATCTCCCGGTCACTGGTGGGCGAAGCCAAGAAGGGGTCCCCCTTGAGGTCCACAAAGTTGAGGGTGATTTGGGGAATCTTGCTAATGGTACGGTAGCGCACGAGGTCGGAATCTGACGTGGAGTTAAGCAGGCCGCTGCGCAGGGGGTGCATGGCCCCTGGAGTGGAGGGGAGAGCCAGGTCAGGGTGGCAGGCAGGGGTGCATGGCCCCCGGAGTGGAGGGGAGAGCCGGGTCAGGGTGGCAGGCCGGGTGTGGACTAGGCCGTGGGGTACAGTGAGTCAGTGACGCCAACTCAGGAGACAGGCAGTCACTGAGAACAAGGCCAGAGTCCTTGCCACTGTAAGGAAGCATGCCATGGCACAGCAGTGAGGTGATGGAGGAAGATGGTCCTCCGTAAACGTCTGTTCAGTGGGCCCTGGGCACCCGCCCAAGGGCCAGATGGTAGCTGGGACCCAGAGGCCTCTCCTGCCCTTCACACTCCCCATGGCCACCCCTGCTCCGGGCCATCCTGGGAGAGCGAGCTCCACCAGCCAGCAAAGGCTCTGCCAGTGGAAGAATGTAATGGGATGAATGGACATTTAATGGAGTAAAAGGCCACTTAATGGGATTAAGTAAGTGCTTAATGGGATTTCCATCTCCCAGGCGCACAGGACCAGGCTGAGAGGGAGGAAGCTGAGGGCCCCGAACGGGGCAGGCCCGGCGGGTGCTGCGGCCCTCACCGGTGCTGGCGTGGCGCGGCGGCGGGGGCAGCCCGGCGCGCATGGCCTCGATGTCGTCAGCGGAGGAGGCGCGGCGCACGCTGGCGCAGCTCTCCCGGGAGCGCGTCCGGGCCAGGCTGCAGCTGGAGCCGGAGGCGTCGGGGTTGAGGCTGTGCGCCCGGGGTGAGGGGTGCGTGTCGGGCGCACAGGCAGGCGGTGAGCTGGGGCCCACCAGCGCGCGCCGCTCCTCCGctggccccagccctgccacgTGGTTGTCCATGGCCGTCACCTCGTCCAGGGCCAGCGACTCGCGGCTGGGCGCCGCCGGCGTCAGGTCCACGTCCACCACCACGGCCCCCGGGGCGcccgcgccgcccccgccgccgccgggcCGCACCGATGACTCCCGGGCCGTCAAGGCCAGCAGCGCGGGCAGCTTCAGGCGGAAGGTCTTGGCTCGGCCTGCGGGGAGAAGAGAGGCGGGTGGCCacgggggacgggggaggggggggtaggGCAgccgggaggcagggaggcctgggAGCTGGCGCCACAGCCACcgaggggagggaggcggggagccCCAGGCAGGCGGCACACCTTCACCCCCACTCCCGCTGCACAGAACTCAAGTCTCAAACAGCTTGCGGCATAGGATCTTATCTAAGGCTCTGACAATAATAAACTACCGTTTCTTGAGCCTCACAGGTCACAGTGGGCTCCACATACACTTTGCCTGACTCTCACAATGCCGGTGGGTATCATTATCCCCTGTTTAGACTTGAGGAAATTTAGGCATCCGTGAGTTGTGCAACTCacaagtaaatggcagagcctgCATTTGCATGGAGGAGCGATGCCTTCCGGCCATGCCCCGCCATCCTGCAGACAGTACCTGCAGAACAGGTAAGGCCAGGGTTATTAACACTGCCTTCCCAGCGCTTGAGAAGCCAAGAGGTGGAATCTTTTGCcagggggaaaaattaaaatgaaacccaaaaaGGACATCATGGAGAAGGGGGGGAGCCTTTGTGTTACGGGAGCATGAGGTGAGGCCTCTGTGTCTCCAGCCATGGTGAGCATTCCCTTCAAATCCTCAGTCAGCCAAGGCCAGAGCAGGGAGCTGGCCAGTCCAGGATCAAGGCCCAGGGGGCAGAAACAACACAGAGAGGGAGTTGAATCCCTGAGAGACAGGGCCCTTCTGATGAGCAGGAGAGCTGCTCCAAGATGGCCAAGGCCATGTGGGAAGGGTGAATCTCTCATTCCTGGGGCTGAAGAGAGGACCACTCCCAGGAGACGCTGTGGTAGGAACCCAAGCAGGTAAGGCTAGGAAACCAGGTACGTCCTGTCCCAAAGACCTGTGAATCTGGGCTCAGTCTGTCACCCCAGCCCTGTCTGTCCATCCTGAGCCAGATGGGCCTAGGCCAGATCCTTGGTGTTCTTTCCCCAACCTCTGAAAGGGGCACCCCAACACCACTTCCTGCAGAGCACTGACCTTGGGTAACCTCAAGGCCTCAGGAAAGGGACCTGAGAGTATGGTTACACTTACCCGGGGCCAACCAGCTGGTGGGGGGTCCACGGTGATTGGTGTCATGGGCCGGGGACCCCACCACGTCCTTTTCCATCACCACCTCGAAGTTGAGGATAAACATGATGACAGTTCCATCTTCATTCTTTACGGGCACCACGTCCACCAGGCACAGGAAGCAGCTCCCTGCAGAGTGGAGGACGTGGCCACTGTGACCCCAGGGCCCCTCAGGTGGGCACAGCAGAGCGGGACCCAAAGGGGCCAGTCCATGCCTCCCCCACGGCCCTCAGCCACATTTCCCGGCCCGTCCTCTCCAATGTCTCCTGCACCGACCCCTCCTTCTGCCCTGGGCCTGCCATCCTGAGCTCCCTCCCTCGATCTGTCCACTCCAGCTCactgttgcttttaaaaaaatttttttaacatttatttatttttgagagacagagcgtgagtggggaaggcacagtgagagagggggacacagaatccgaagcaggctccaggctctgagctgtcagcacagagccccacgcggggctcgaacccatgaaccgtgagattacgactcgagccgaagtcggacgcttaactgactgagccacccaggcaccccgtgctTGCCTGCTCACCGCTTCCTGTGgagccctctctctgtctccctccctatcCTCTCGATGTATCCTTGCCTTCCCTCGCCCAAGGCAGCCCAGCACAGCAGGTGAGCCCGCAGACTTCAGGCCCAGGATCTCTGCATCCAGCttccagttgttttgttttgttttgctttatctttAATTATGTAGCCTccttgtgcctcattttcctcacctatgaaatgggaatgaTAGTAATTCCTTTCTCATGAGTTGTAAAGAGGAAGTAAGTCAACACGTGCCGAACACGGTGAGGGACTAACAGGTACTCTGACTCTGCTCTCCCTACATGAGTCCCCAAGTGCTATGCCGACCCACAAGCTGCGTTCACCAGTCGAGGGCAAGAGTTTCAAAACCATTACAGCAATGTGGGGTTCCCACAATGTCCACGCGTGTGATTTTGTAGTTCACAAAAGGGCTGGTCTATGACATGTAGACATAAAGGAAAGTAACCCTTTGGCAGAGAGTTGAGAAGCGTGGCCTCCAGacctttcctctctgtctctcattgttctctctgtcccttgacttttgttttcccctcccaatctctgtctctctgc
The Panthera uncia isolate 11264 chromosome A2, Puncia_PCG_1.0, whole genome shotgun sequence genome window above contains:
- the KCNH2 gene encoding LOW QUALITY PROTEIN: potassium voltage-gated channel subfamily H member 2 (The sequence of the model RefSeq protein was modified relative to this genomic sequence to represent the inferred CDS: deleted 3 bases in 2 codons) yields the protein MPVRRGHVAPQNTFLDTIIRKFEGQSRKFIIANARVENCAVIYCNDGFCELCGYSRAEVMQRPCTCDFLHGPRTQRRAAAQIAQALLGAEERKVEIAFYRKDGSCFLCLVDVVPVKNEDGTVIMFILNFEVVMEKDVVGSPAHDTNHRGPPTSWLAPGRAKTFRLKLPALLALTARESSVRPGGGGGGAGAPGAVVVDVDLTPAAPSRESLALDEVTAMDNHVAGLGPAEERRALVGPSSPPACAPDTHPSPRAHSLNPDASGSSCSLARTRSRESCASVRRASSADDIEAMRAGLPPPPRHASTGAMHPLRSGLLNSTSDSDLVRYRTISKIPQITLNFVDLKGDPFLASPTSDREIIAPKIKERTHNVTEKVTQVLSLGADVLPEYKLQAPRIHRWTILHYSPFKAVWDWLILLLVIYTAVFTPYSAAFLLKETEEGSTAPDCGYACQPLAVVDFIVDIMFIVDILINFRTTYVNANEEVVSHPGRIAVHYFKGWFLIDMVAAIPFDLLIFGSGSEELIGLLKTARLLRLVRVARKLDRYSEYGAAVLFLLMCTFALIAHWLACIWYAIGNMEQPHVDSRIGWLHNLGDQIGKPYNSSGLGGPSIKDKYVTALYFTFSSLTSVGFGNVSPNTNSEKIFSICVMLIGSLMYASIFGNVSAIIQRLYSGTARYHTQMLRVREFIRFHQIPNPLRQRLEEYFQHAWSYTNGIDMNAVLKGFPECLQADICLHLNRSLLQHCKPFRAATKGCLRALAMKFKTTHAPPGDTLVHAGDLLTALYFISRGSIEILRGDVVVAILGKNDIFGEPLNLYARPGKSNGDVRALTYCDLHKIHRDDLLEVLDMYPEFSDHFWSSLEITFNLRDTNMIPGSPGSAELEGGFNRQRRRKLSFRRRTDKDPEQPGEVSALGPGRAGAGPSSRGRPGGPWGESPSSGPSSPESSEDEGPGRSSSPLRLVPLLQPQPPGEPPGGEPLTEEGEKSSDTCNPLSGAFSGVSNIFSFWGDSRGRQYQELPRCPAPTPSLLNIPLSSPSRRPRGDVESRLDALQRQLNRLETRLSADMASVLQLLQRQMTLVPPAYSAVTTPGPGPPSTSSLLPVSPIPTLTLDSLSQVSQFMALEELPPGTPELPQDGPTRRLSLPGQLGALTSQPLHRHGSDPGS